The Cryptomeria japonica chromosome 6, Sugi_1.0, whole genome shotgun sequence genomic interval agatgcCCTTTTCAAGAATGCACTTTTCTAAGCTACGAAGGAGATTCTTATAAAGGATGAAAATATTTAATAAAGGAAGAGATTGTTTTAGGAAAAATATTGCAACAAGGGTAAATGGATCCTTATCAAGGATATATAGCTACTAAAaggtaaagagagagatagagggggagagggacCTTTGTtctaaagatatctacctccataAATAAAGGAGATCCTTAAACAAAGATAGCCTTTTCTGTACTAATAAAGAATGCAGATTCTTACAAAGAATACATACCTTCACAAGAGATAGGAGAGTGGATTATTCATGAAGGATGCACATTTTCAATACCAAGGAGAGATCATCATAAAAATATACACTTTCAAGCAAGAAATAAGTCTTAAAGAAGGATTTTCACACCTCCCAGTAAGAAGGCGAACCTAAAAAAGGAAACATAATTCTATGTAAAGAAGGAATCTTTGTAAAAGATACATAACTGAAAAGGGGAAAGTGGATCCTTAATAAAGGCAAATGGATCTAAATAACTCTTTCCCCCAATGTATAGGAAAGAGTAATTATACTATAGGCTATTATGTCACTACCAAacatgattgcacatgaaattgcacCGTCATGAATGTCAATGAGCCCCCAAAGGGTAAGCTATAAATGTGAAGTAGTGAGGAACAAAATTATAGTAAAAAATATTATACAATTATATGACAAAACCAAGTGAAGAGAAAGGTCAATACCATGTTTTATAAGAATGATACCTGTATGCTCAGAAGTGTGGAAATTGTAAAAGAGACTCAAACAATattaaacacacacatgaaacattatgttagagttagaaatcaaaatagactAAATTAAGTTaccttcaaaatcaagaaccccaagcacaTCTCATGTTCGTccatctccaaggatcttcaatatttaaggtggctctcacttggaagagcacttgatcttttagatttcaacctaaagaatgagattaaaGGATAggccaagatcaaaatgaatgcaactaagatcctagctagatgatcaaatgatatgaaaagatgaaatgcaagatatgagattaagatttattccaaattgaaagattaggtgtgctaattaaactaacatggagatttctatgaaattgatatacaatggctatgaattaagctagcatgaaaatgggattagcatgatactatcaacatgatgaaagtTAAACTAGCATgaaactaagatgatctaagtgcttgaagatgaaaaattgagctccttgataacctgtaaaatgactataagtttgatgcacaagatgatggatcctaagattgaagaaatgggctctattaatagagaaaatagagaaatggatggccaagattgagcaatcttaacaagggctaggattgaaagttatcaatccatgaggggattcattccaatcccaagttgacaaatgtcaccttgagatggcttgagaggattctAAGAAAGCATTAGAttctaagtaagcattagggataacctcaagggatgacatcattggataatgctattatccaagggagcatgctattgtccaagaggtaaactcttgtgcaaagttgaaggaTGGTCAAAGGCACAACCATCTTGGGCTAGGATGATGCCTTGTAAGATACATTAAAttctttttgaagactttggaggttaacttatTGAAATttagataaccttcaaggctttttacaagtttggaagactcaacaagctaacttgttgaaaaaggtAAAGTCTTAAATGAATTTAGaatactttcttccaaatttggagaagtgactcccccaaatttagggatgtgaaatgattagaagaattaggctaattaatgagggattagaggggttctagaagaatattagcatgctaatggaaaatgtaggagaatgcaagtggagggaaataggcatttttagataaaataaaatatttattttagccaaaaaggggtacaacttgcatttgtaggattttgcaagtggggggactattcacaaataaataatgatttatttaaattcaaagggattttattttttaatcaaatgtaaatttaactaaaagagaaaaagggggttttaattaaataaataagatttattcaattaaatggctaaagggtacttaatcaaaccttattttaattaataggttaggctagaagaaaaggattttaatcaaatcttcaatttgattaataggctgattggaagaataggcatattaaataaaccttagtctaattaataggtgaataaatgatgattaaaggAATACATGATtaaaggaatacaatttatttagTTAGTTGTgtaagttttaggtgtctacattttgcccctgtttgaaGCGACGTGTGACcatatgttgattcaaagaaaaatgcttgATATGTCGCCAAAATTCTTGATATGGTGTTGTCGTCAAAATTGTTGATATGAAGCCCtcgatatgaagaattgattcgatATGAGATTCGATAATAGAATTGATGTCGATATGGAATTGATGTCAATATGCCCCTtaggagataaattgagaaaaatggtGATGCATGGGGTGATGtataatgatttgaaatttttggatgattttaacttttttgaatttttgtgaattttttggatttttttaaatttttgatatttATCTGTCGATAAATGTTATTAAAAACAATAGATTAAAATGATGAAGAGACTAGGTGGGCATAACGTGTACATGCCCCACACATCCACCAAGGCACCATAGTAGCCTGTGTTAGCATGGTCTATATAAACCCTCAAGGGCCCATTTTCACCTCATTTGTGCATTTGGCATTTAGAGagtggagcttggagaggagaaAAGAAATGGACCCCCCTATCACAAGCATCAATTTGAGAAATTTTGATAGTACCAGTGACTAGCGGAGTACGGTCCACCTGTGAGTTTGGTCTTCTAACCCTCTTTTATGAATTTTTAGctagattttcatgtttttaggttagatttttcaagtttttcgctcATACGatagggttttttatttttttatttttttgaatgttttagtacAAATGTTAGGTTGCGAAGAAAATTTGCCATACGTCAtaacatatttgaattttctcatagcACATATGTTTATTTAATTTGCACATTTGTTTGATTTCATAGTGCATTTACAAAGTCGTACAACACATTTGTATTAGCACATTTGTTAAAgtgcttaatttttttaaaaaattaacacatgcaaaattgatttttagatGCGTTATGATGTTTTGCACCTTGTTGATGTGTTAAAATTGGTCGATTGCTTCCGTTGAGATGTAATATTGTCGAATGTTGGTCTAGAgatgatatgggtcttgattcgatatgagtCGGGTTGATATGGGTCACATTGGTATGGATCCCGATTGTCGATATGAGTCAATTGTTGATATGGCTCAATAGTCTGTATGAGTCAAACTTATTGTCGATATGGGTTaaattgatttgatatgggtcaaacTAATTTAgtatgggtcaaacttgtcgataAGAGTCaaactgattcgatatgggtcaaacttgttgatatgggtcaaactgattCAATATGGGTCGCATTTGTCGATCGAGGTCAAACTTTGTCAATATGGATCAAACTAatttgatatgggtcaaactgattTGATATGGGTCACACTTGTCGATAGGGGTCAACCTTTGTCGATAGGGGCCCCGATTTGATATGATTATTGATTTCGATAGATAGGTTAAGCTGATCCCACTTAGTTGTCAAGAGTGTCTTATTTGGAGCTCTTTGTGTGATATCATGACTATcatctctttgataggttgccctttTTGATTGAGTGTTTATGCTTGATTGCTTAGCATAGATGAAACTGATATGGTACTCATGTGTTGATATAGTTGCAGTTAGGTGTTATCCAGCTTCGGGAGTGATACTCGAAGACACTCTGCATACGAGGATGATTGACTGATGATGATCGAGTAGTGATCGAGGCTTGCATATTGATACACCTACTACACATGCCTTCCTATCGAAAGAACATAGCACTTCTGATGGACTTGATTGAGTGATGGCATAGTGATCATTGTTGGTCCTCACAAATAGAatgacaactaggtaataaaacacaattcagagattgaatatccttgaatagctaacttttcctatggaaaaggctcatttagttatcaaccagggacgtaaacttgaaacgggtcagcactgtatgtgcaccaagttcatattgtaaCCATTTTATATTACTGCaggaaatgaaattcttcttaaagGAAACACATGAAATCTCAagtgaactaatacttaatcttgcAACTgaaaattactttaaacaactactatTAAAGGATAAAGTTCTGGCAAGCAGCAGGAACTACTCTACTGTTGTGGCTGCAAGAACAGACACATGAATTATTtcctatggctgcaggaacaaacaacTACATAAACAACTACTACATAAGTATGAAAACTAActaaaacatacaaaggattactcaccaagtgggcccccttgaatgAGTATTTCCCAAACTtcagattacaattatctaatcatccaaaatcatgttgatctctttatttcatcttgactggaaaaatacatacataacaccagAAGACTATGTATTACAAAATATTATGGTCGTTCTCTACTATCcccaagaggagagagatccctttatttataggaaaacttataacaaacttctaactgatcgaccacattcttatggaataggtgaacaagatttattaacaagagaagaagaattCAGCGTAGGACAACAGAACAACATATGTCCcgtagctgagaaaatatagcatgaccacctcctagatctaagatccactaggaacagttataaatatttttataaatcaATCAGCTGAAGAACTGGTCAAGTGGCCTCGATCAAAATAGCATTTCTCTATTTGGGTCTGGATTGCGGTTATATACTTGATGCTCCTTTAAACCaccatttgtctttacttcacctttgctgaccctgcatcaagatattaacacgcacaacaaacatgtgtatatactaatgctaacatgatataatgtaaaccatatttataattgattttagatatttgcatagatagataatttgaaaccactatatgacatccttaggtataagttaaactaGTTTCAAAAACAATTAAAAGATATCAACTTaggagagtattataatccaaatgtcatctaataatAAGACCTAGGCATGAGTATTAtaacaaaaatatatcaaaatagagccattatttaggcttatcatctccccctaacctaacttcttatTGATCCTCCAGCAACAAGAAAATTTTGGATTCTGGCATTGATTTAGAAATTGCCTGGAGTAACCTACCCAAAACTGCCATTTGATAAgctccagtagaatcctttcattttctccaatcttttCCACCTGGTACATTCTGCTGCTTCACCGTATGGCAGGTCACTGTCCCTGTATCCCATTAGTGGCCATAtgaggattggaggctgaaaactaAGAGGCAGCCAATGtcatccctttgttcttcccaagtgcatatacttgggtgctATGTTTAATGTTGCATGGTAATTTTGCACAGAGTGTGGCTCATATTGTTTTAATTCATCTATTAGGCTATTCCAGCGCTGGGCTATATGCCCTTTTGCTTCatgtccttcccttggagccatttgttcatattctttatacacttcttccctcaggggtaggatttcctttgcataaTTTGGCTCATATACAATCTTTTGCCAATCAAAGTAAAGTCACCTAGGTTCCCTTGATTTAGCCCTCAAAGGCaatgaaagctcaagttcttcctTGTAATGCACCTAAAACTgctctccccttgatatttcattctgcatccatgacataagagccctcaattggatatctccaatgtaaaggagaggattccaatcaacatcattaggaacaacatagttatgtacaTACAGTTCACAAAGTAAATTTTTGATTGTTGTAGCAGATATTTGATAAGCATTATAGAATTCTTCTGGTGTTtgcaatgagggacttaaatcCCTGACAATCCTCACCATTTGGAAACTGATGTGTTGTTATTTTAAATATAGAGTAGATATGAGGAGGAGCTCGAGATTGCATCAGTTGTGGTACCATGGTGGCtattgtttccaccttagctttaagctgGGCTATTTTGTCGTCCTTTTGTTCAATAACTTTCTTCTGCCAATCGattatcatttgcatttttaccttttctagttcccaatcctcataaagagcaagtcccaccacatgactagtgagGGAAGTAGGTGGTCTATGAATAGGTGCCCTAGGTTTCTTCCTTTCTACTTTACTCCCTGCTTCAATAACCTGCTCTACAACAGATGCTAAGTTTTTCAGtctttcaaaacctacttctttCTGTGGCTTCTCTATATTCGAGAGTTCCTCTTCTTCCTGAAGCTGCAGTTTCTTCTCTTCCCCCATATTTTgcagttcttcctcttcttcacatTCCCTTTGAGGTTCATTAGGTGGAGAAGGAGGGATATCATGGTGAATTGGATTGTGTCATTCTTGTTTTGGGGAGTCAATCAAGATGGTAATATTCGTCTCTGTTGATTGGTCTTGGCTTTTAAGCTTTTTACAAAGCCTACCACTGCTTCTTTGAGATTTTCCTTTTTCGGTTGCAGGACTACTTCTTGTAGCCAACTCTTCAAGTACTTCAACAGTTACTGGAGGAACTGGTCTTACAACTTTTCTTTTCTTGGCTGTAGGAGGGAGTAAATTCTCACTTTTACTTTCCTTTTCCTTATGTTCTATGTCAAGTTGTTTTTCTTTGCCCTTTCCCTTTTGTGTGGTAGCCCTAGTTTTTCTTAGACTTTGAGAAGGAACCCCTACTGTAGCttcttcttgtaagggttcctctgttgcaggaataattttttttgatgatatcatagaggatgagggttcaagaggggaaccAGGTTTTTGAAGGTTTTCTTGTTCCTAAGATGGAAGTGGCTCCTCTATAACCATGTTCTCTACCCTAAACATTAtagtttcaacaaattcattccaaagcattggagaaacatctctcaaatatttttcaactaatagCTTAATTAGGCAATGGTGAGAAACAAAGTGAGGCCTACCTCTCTGGGTCTCTGTTACActtatagaaagaaggttgtacaataggcttggaacattcatccttcttctGTGGCGTAGATGACTTAGGAGTTTAAAGTGATGAGAATGTAGACATGAGAACCTTCCTTCAcaagttaaatacttcaaaatatacAATGCTTCTGCTCTCCATTCAAGCGGAAGGGATTCTCtcctagttccttgtctatctacCACTAATGGGGGATCTCCTAAATGTGTAAATGTTGCTCTTGCACTGCGTGCATCCTTGGATTCTGAGTATTTGTCCCATCTGTTGGTAACCTAGTTACCTCTGTTATTCGTTCCTTTGTAACCACCACTTTCAAACCTTTTACCCAAGCTTTGCCATTTGAAAGTGTGCTGGGAAAATTCCCTCACAATTTATTCATTAAAATCTGCCAACTTTAAAAAATAATACAACCATCCACTGTTATGGAATATTGGTTCACAATCTTGGTCTTGCAGAAGAACTTCATGGACCGTCAGCTCATGTCGAACAAGCGGACCACCCATTGTAGTGGtcacactttcaactctataatggTGTAAATCTGCTCAGTCTCTGCACTAATTTTCACACTATAATATACTCAATGTGCCTTTTCTTGGTCGGAACCTAGCTGCACTCTAACAATAACTCTAAGAAGATAGACAAGTAGAATAAAAGATATCACCTCaaaccaaaaatttgaaaaataaaatgcaatctGAGAGGACATCAAAATTATTTGCTAGAGTAATTATCAGTGTACTTCGCCCTCCCAACCTAAGGTTTGACtggtgtccacacatgcggaggagGATGAAAAATGACTGTACGTAAAATATCATAATTAGAGTTAATATGGTTTAAAtatatacatgcaacaaaaataaTTATACACGAGCGTACCTGACATCACATAAGAATGACTGCAATTGGAGGATATTGAGCTGCCATGCATGGAAAATGAGGTGCAAATGGATGGAGTGAAAGGAAAAAAATGAGTGAAtaggaaataaaatatttattatgcaGAAAAGGACTCCCTCAAGATgcggaagtatttattatgatcatgcagAAAATATATTAAGATGGAGTGGTGATGACAAAGTTGTCAGTAGGAATCTCGACATGCTTGGTAGTGGAAAACTGTCATAGAAATTCATCTTTTCTCAGAGGTTTATGGTATAGGCGTAGCTGATGACCGttgactaacaatttaaacttaacAGGATCTATCATAGATAATTTGACAACACCATTAGAAAATGTTTCAACCATCTTATAAGGGCCTAACCATTTTGTTTGTAATTTTACCAAGTTATCTTTGTACCTGGAATCATAGAGAAGATCCCAATCACCCGACTTGAATGATTTATCCTTGATATAGtgatcatgccacttcatgcgcTGATTCTGAACATATTCGGTATGCTGCAGGGAAAATTTCCTTAGTTCATCTAAAGCATTAAGCTGCATGATCCTTTCTTTTTGTGCTATAGAAAGtgtcatatctaaggaaatagCTGTTCTCAAAGTTTTATATTCAAAATCAACAGGCATCATTGCCTTTGTTCCATATACCATTTGAAATGGTGTAAACCCTAACGTAGTTTTCCAGGTGGTTCTATAAGCCTATACAGCCTCAAAGAGTTTGCTAGACCAATCTTTTCTATTGAGTGCTACTATTTTTGTCAATATTGATTCAAGATCCTTGTTAGTAATCTTTGCTTGTCCATTAGCCCgtggatgataaggagtggatttcctatgcccgacattgtattcattaaccagggCTATGATTAGAGTGGAAGTAAACTGTGCTCCttgatattttactatttctctaggaactccataccaagtgaagatttcttcatataagaacttagctaccttattatctcagacatgcttgaaggctttgacctctacccatttagtaacataatcagtacaaacaagaatgtaggagcgaccatTTGATGGTAGATCGATTGGCCCAACAAAGTCCaggccccatttgtcaaatggattAACAACCACCTGAAggtgtagaggcatttcatcagaccgAGTTGGTCTGCCCATTCTTTGACACCTATCACATTTCCTGGTGTATTTAACTGtatccttgtgcaaggttggccaatagtacctTGTAGTTAATATCATGAAAGATGTTCTTTTGGCtacaaaatgacctccacaaggttcatcatgacaagcatgaagtatatcatatgtctcatcttcccttacacaatgCCTTGATATGGTCCTGTGTAAAATAAGCAATCGgctatccatgagaagttga includes:
- the LOC131073047 gene encoding uncharacterized protein LOC131073047, with amino-acid sequence MVYGTKAMMPVDFEYKTLRTAISLDMTLSIAQKERIMQLNALDELRKFSLQHTEYVQNQRMKWHDHYIKDKSFKSGDWDLLYDSRYKDNLVKLQTKWLGPYKMVETFSNGVVKLSMIDPVKFKLLVNGHQLRLYHKPLRKDEFL